In a single window of the Fusobacterium sp. genome:
- a CDS encoding ATP-binding protein produces MIRKIIKIDEEKCNGCGICVSACHEGAIGMVNGKARLMRDDYCDGLGDCLPGCPVNAISFEEREAAEYDEAAVKANMAAKKAETAHPLPCGCPGIQSKAIERKNEKSECCETKEVESQLNQWPVQIKLVPFNAPYFNGANLLIAADCTAYAYGDFHNKFIKNRITLIGCPKLDEGDYADKLTAILENNNIKSLTVVRMQVPCCGGIVNAVKKALLQSSKLIPWNIVTISTSGEIIED; encoded by the coding sequence ATGATAAGGAAAATAATAAAAATTGATGAAGAAAAATGTAATGGGTGCGGGATATGTGTTTCAGCTTGTCATGAAGGGGCAATTGGAATGGTGAATGGTAAAGCCAGACTTATGAGAGATGACTATTGTGATGGTTTGGGAGATTGCCTTCCAGGTTGTCCAGTAAATGCAATTAGTTTTGAAGAAAGAGAAGCTGCTGAATATGATGAGGCAGCAGTAAAAGCTAATATGGCAGCTAAAAAGGCAGAAACTGCCCATCCTCTTCCTTGTGGGTGTCCAGGAATACAATCAAAAGCTATTGAGAGAAAAAATGAAAAATCAGAATGTTGTGAAACTAAAGAAGTAGAATCACAATTAAATCAATGGCCTGTACAAATAAAACTTGTACCGTTTAATGCACCATATTTTAATGGAGCTAATTTATTGATAGCAGCAGATTGTACAGCATATGCCTATGGAGATTTTCATAATAAATTTATAAAAAACAGAATAACTCTCATAGGATGCCCTAAATTAGATGAAGGAGATTACGCAGACAAATTAACTGCAATCCTTGAAAACAATAATATAAAATCACTTACTGTTGTACGTATGCAGGTTCCATGCTGTGGTGGAATAGTGAATGCAGTGAAAAAAGCATTACTTCAAAGCAGTAAACTAATACCTTGGAATATTGTAACAATATCTACAAGTGGAGAAATAATAGAAGATTAA
- a CDS encoding branched-chain amino acid transporter permease, with protein MRSGFLYSVSIIAAVGVTSYFLRAFPFLILNKKNKAVEKYMMYLGKVLPPAVIGILIIFCLKDTDVLKSPHGIPEILAVAVVVFLQAWKRNSLISILGGTVFYMYLVQKIF; from the coding sequence ATGAGGTCAGGGTTTTTATATTCAGTTTCTATAATAGCAGCAGTAGGAGTTACCTCATATTTTTTAAGAGCTTTTCCTTTTCTTATATTGAATAAAAAAAATAAAGCAGTGGAAAAATATATGATGTACTTGGGAAAAGTTTTGCCTCCAGCAGTAATTGGAATTCTTATTATATTTTGTTTGAAGGATACTGATGTACTTAAATCACCTCATGGGATACCTGAAATATTGGCAGTAGCAGTAGTTGTATTTCTTCAGGCATGGAAAAGAAATAGCTTGATAAGTATTTTAGGAGGAACAGTATTCTATATGTATCTTGTTCAAAAAATATTTTAA
- a CDS encoding AzlC family ABC transporter permease has product MKKALKAAFKATMPVFFGYIFVGMAFGLLCQRNGYNFIWALFIGLGIYSGSMQFVLLNLLTGGAGIAEAVITTLIVNARYALYGISFTNLFKKMKKVRPYMIHTLTDEVYAIMCSVKTPLGVNRKQLFLAIAGLSHFYWILGGVLGAILGSAVHFNSKGIDFAMTALFIVIFVDQFLTFPTKTPSILGVVSGLLCLIFLGSKNMLIPSIVIIIVFLIIFKSRLEKKIESAKKRGVE; this is encoded by the coding sequence ATGAAAAAAGCATTAAAAGCGGCATTTAAAGCAACTATGCCGGTTTTTTTCGGGTATATTTTTGTAGGAATGGCCTTTGGACTTCTATGTCAAAGAAATGGATATAATTTCATCTGGGCATTATTTATAGGATTGGGAATTTATTCAGGGTCTATGCAGTTTGTACTTTTAAATCTTTTAACAGGAGGGGCAGGAATAGCAGAAGCAGTTATTACTACTTTAATAGTAAATGCAAGATATGCCCTCTATGGAATATCTTTTACTAATTTATTTAAAAAGATGAAAAAAGTAAGACCATATATGATACATACACTTACAGATGAAGTATATGCTATTATGTGTTCAGTAAAAACTCCATTAGGAGTTAACAGAAAACAACTTTTTCTAGCAATAGCTGGGTTAAGCCATTTTTATTGGATATTAGGAGGAGTATTAGGAGCAATACTTGGGTCAGCCGTGCATTTTAACAGCAAAGGAATAGATTTTGCAATGACAGCTTTATTTATAGTTATATTTGTAGATCAGTTTCTTACTTTTCCAACGAAAACACCAAGTATATTAGGTGTGGTGAGCGGACTTCTATGTTTGATATTCTTAGGATCTAAAAATATGCTGATTCCTTCTATAGTTATTATAATAGTTTTCTTGATTATATTTAAATCAAGATTAGAAAAAAAGATAGAGTCAGCAAAGAAAAGAGGAGTGGAATAA
- a CDS encoding Cof-type HAD-IIB family hydrolase: MKYKAIVCDLDGTLLNSEHTISKYTRDVIKDVTNLGIKFFIATGRHHMDALKFKEMLGLDSYLISSNGARIHNENNDIIFKGDIPKELSNEIFDLDINEDIHKSIYKDDFWFSERPLDEAHEYHKESGFTYNVKKFSELKNSEVIKFFYINENERLIRKLENEINEKFGDRINLTLSMPICLEIMNKGVSKGSAIKDILLPKFGINTEEVISFGDGLNDYEMLDVVGEGLLMGNCNPRLKELLPENKIIGRNDEDGVAEYLKKIFL, from the coding sequence ATGAAATATAAGGCAATTGTATGTGACCTAGATGGAACACTGCTGAATTCTGAGCATACAATCTCTAAATATACAAGAGATGTAATAAAAGATGTAACCAACCTTGGAATAAAGTTTTTTATTGCAACTGGAAGACATCATATGGATGCCTTAAAGTTTAAAGAAATGCTGGGCTTGGATTCTTATCTTATCAGTTCAAATGGAGCCAGAATACACAATGAAAATAATGATATTATATTTAAGGGAGACATACCTAAGGAATTAAGCAATGAAATATTTGATCTTGATATAAATGAAGATATTCATAAAAGTATATATAAAGATGATTTTTGGTTTTCTGAAAGACCTTTAGATGAAGCTCATGAATATCATAAGGAATCTGGATTTACATATAATGTAAAGAAATTTTCGGAATTAAAAAATAGTGAAGTAATAAAGTTTTTTTATATCAATGAAAATGAAAGGCTTATAAGAAAACTTGAAAATGAAATAAATGAAAAATTTGGAGATAGAATAAATCTTACTCTTTCCATGCCGATATGTCTGGAAATAATGAATAAGGGAGTTTCTAAAGGAAGTGCAATAAAAGATATACTTCTTCCAAAATTTGGAATAAATACTGAAGAGGTAATATCTTTTGGTGACGGATTAAATGATTATGAGATGCTTGATGTAGTGGGTGAAGGGCTTCTTATGGGAAATTGTAATCCAAGATTAAAAGAACTTCTTCCTGAGAACAAAATAATTGGGAGAAATGATGAAGATGGAGTGGCTGAATATTTAAAAAAAATTTTCCTGTAA
- a CDS encoding glutamate carboxypeptidase, translated as MKIITLLLFLSLSIFIYGKETSKNAFKPQTKEVNQQLLDNAKEEVPAVINTLQNIVTMESFSDDNEGLLKLGNYLKKQLEELGGKVTLETPLNEGKGKNVLAKFKGNGSKKILMMAHMDTVYPKGTLKNAPWKVEGDKIYGPGVGDAKSGVAVILHTLNLLKKMDFKNYDTITVIFNTDEEIGSAGSKDLIAAEAAKSDMVLSYEPTSAGQEILVMGTSGTGKIKVEIKGLSAHAGADPDSGINTIIEGADLVSRTKDLDEGKDKLRFNWTAFESGSEKTLNVIPENAVLYADIRYPNEEKLNEVLKKLEEKSNQKKLSGSKISIEFSPKRPPFSTNEKGKVLVQNAVNIYHSLGKNLGLLPNTGGGTDAGHAMASGKPILEGLGLAGANAHTPGKEWISIESIPRRLYLSAQTIIDVCENKILD; from the coding sequence ATGAAAATTATAACTTTATTATTATTTTTAAGTTTAAGTATTTTTATTTATGGAAAGGAAACAAGTAAAAATGCTTTTAAACCCCAGACAAAAGAAGTGAATCAACAATTACTGGACAATGCAAAGGAAGAGGTTCCAGCAGTTATAAATACTCTACAGAATATTGTAACAATGGAAAGCTTTAGTGATGATAATGAAGGATTACTTAAATTAGGAAATTACTTAAAGAAACAATTGGAGGAACTTGGTGGAAAAGTTACTTTAGAGACACCTCTAAATGAAGGAAAAGGAAAAAATGTTCTGGCCAAATTCAAAGGGAATGGAAGTAAGAAAATTTTGATGATGGCACATATGGACACAGTTTATCCAAAAGGAACATTAAAAAATGCACCCTGGAAAGTAGAGGGAGATAAAATCTATGGACCAGGAGTAGGAGATGCAAAATCAGGGGTAGCAGTAATTTTACATACTTTAAATCTTTTGAAGAAAATGGATTTTAAGAATTATGATACTATTACAGTTATTTTTAATACTGATGAAGAAATAGGATCAGCTGGATCAAAAGACTTGATAGCAGCTGAAGCTGCAAAAAGTGATATGGTTCTCTCATATGAACCCACTTCTGCTGGACAGGAAATTTTAGTTATGGGAACATCAGGAACAGGAAAAATAAAAGTAGAAATAAAAGGATTGAGTGCTCATGCTGGAGCAGATCCTGATAGTGGAATAAATACCATCATAGAAGGTGCTGATTTAGTTTCAAGAACAAAAGATCTAGATGAGGGAAAAGATAAACTAAGATTTAACTGGACTGCTTTTGAAAGCGGTTCAGAAAAAACTTTAAATGTTATTCCAGAAAATGCAGTATTATATGCTGATATAAGATATCCAAATGAAGAAAAACTTAATGAAGTATTAAAAAAATTGGAAGAAAAATCAAATCAAAAGAAATTAAGTGGAAGTAAAATTTCTATTGAATTTTCTCCTAAAAGACCTCCATTTAGTACAAATGAAAAAGGAAAAGTACTGGTACAAAATGCAGTTAATATATATCATTCATTAGGTAAAAATTTAGGACTTCTTCCAAATACAGGAGGCGGAACAGATGCAGGGCATGCTATGGCATCTGGAAAACCTATTTTAGAAGGATTGGGATTAGCTGGAGCAAATGCTCACACACCAGGAAAAGAATGGATAAGTATTGAAAGTATTCCTAGAAGACTTTATTTATCTGCTCAAACAATCATTGATGTATGTGAAAATAAAATTTTAGATTAA
- a CDS encoding sigma-70 family RNA polymerase sigma factor, with product MTNLELIYRARKGNEEAANRIFKEYNNLILLTAKKYFFYGADHDDVIQEASIGLIKAIHSFCEGKNASFKTFAFLCIKRQLITAIKSSNSGKQRILNIAISNSSEIISKNYENTSINMFSSTSFNNPEDSCISKEKMKLLKKFIKSNLSKMENEILEYMLLEMTYTEIAEILDREPKSIDNAIQRIKKKIKVFINEYDSI from the coding sequence ATGACAAATTTAGAATTAATTTATCGGGCAAGAAAAGGAAATGAAGAAGCTGCTAATAGGATATTTAAAGAATATAATAATCTTATTCTTTTAACAGCTAAAAAATATTTTTTTTATGGTGCTGATCACGATGATGTCATTCAAGAAGCTTCTATTGGTCTTATAAAAGCAATTCATTCATTTTGCGAAGGTAAAAATGCATCATTTAAGACATTTGCTTTCCTATGCATTAAAAGACAATTAATTACAGCTATTAAAAGTTCTAATTCAGGAAAACAAAGAATATTAAATATTGCTATAAGTAATTCTTCTGAAATAATATCAAAAAATTATGAGAATACAAGTATCAATATGTTTTCCTCTACTTCATTTAATAATCCTGAAGACTCATGTATATCAAAAGAAAAAATGAAATTGCTTAAAAAATTTATTAAGTCAAATCTAAGTAAGATGGAGAATGAAATTCTTGAATATATGCTGCTTGAAATGACTTATACTGAAATAGCTGAAATACTGGATAGAGAACCTAAAAGTATTGACAATGCAATTCAGAGAATCAAGAAAAAAATAAAAGTATTTATTAATGAATATGACAGCATCTAA